A genomic window from Cyprinus carpio isolate SPL01 chromosome A2, ASM1834038v1, whole genome shotgun sequence includes:
- the LOC109070088 gene encoding transmembrane protein 71-like: MSVFVGKRTDLIRTAIRILRGLGLTAAGAMSFFFKGAVTSSPVKTRRQEAEYICHSLDVSHFSDSSFECFSTNPLTGSVCACRRSPRLLANGYYVITEDSFTTDDEGNVTLTPSHTSVSYKENLVRIFRRKRRAKRSLVSLLSDVSQSCQSWLEESVFRRSVPITPFKSSSWEEVDDSYETNTPISFTYDPTDPVYSPDKVPQTQLEEEEPPCESCSAHEQFSQSVSGLLDVPPPSMCQLNSYSSSSKTSETVLMKVLLLILTLCLCIAISSGWLLGSVSTAVAFMVLLSSICMSKPGTTVRWRRAKTEDITSRNE; this comes from the exons ATGTCAGTGTTTGTAGGTAAACGGACAGACTTGATCCGCACAGCTATCCGCATTCTCCGCGGTTTAG GTTTAACAGCAGCGGGAGCCATGTCTTTCTTCTTCAAAGGAGCGGTTACAA GTTCTCCGGTTAAGACCAGGAGGCAGGAGGCTGAATATATTTGTCACAG tcttgACGTTTCCCACTTTTCTGACTCCTCCTTTGAGTGTTTCTCCACCAATCCACTGACAGGCTCTGTGTGCGCATGCCGCCGAAGCCCACGCCTACTAGCCAATGGTTATTATGTTATAACAGAGGACAGTTTTACCACAGATGATGAGGGTAATGTCACCCTGACTCCCTCACACACCAGCGTCTCATACAAAGAGAATCTTGTCCG CATATTCAGACGAAAGCGCCGGGCAAAAAGATCACTGGTCAGTCTTCTAAGTGATGTGAGCCAATCATGCCAATCCTGGCTGGAAGAAAGTGTATTTAGAAGATCTGTCCCCATCACTCCATTCAAGTCATCATCATGGGAGGAGGTAGACGACAGCTATGAGACAAACACACCCATCAGCTTTACCTATG ATCCCACAGATCCTGTTTACTCCCCTGATAAAGTGCCTCAGACTCAGCTAGAAGAGGAGGAGCCTCCATGTGAGTCATGCTCCGCCCATGAACAATTCAGCCAATCAGTGAGTGGCCTCCTGGATGTTCCTCCCCCATCCATGTGTCAACTCAATAGTTATAGCTCATCCAGCAAGACATCAG aaactgtGCTTATGAAAGTCCTTCTCCTCATCCTTACTTTGTGCCTCTGCATTGCCATCTCCTCTGG GTGGCTGCTGGGAAGTGTTTCTACAGCAGTGGCATTCATGGTTCTGCTTTCATCAATAT GTATGTCTAAACCTGGAACCACAGTGCGCTGGAGGAGAGCAAAGACTGAG GACATCACCTCCAGAAACGAGTGA